The following are encoded together in the Nymphaea colorata isolate Beijing-Zhang1983 chromosome 14, ASM883128v2, whole genome shotgun sequence genome:
- the LOC116267576 gene encoding probable receptor-like protein kinase At1g30570 → MRSLGLVSVAIFSFILITSGEAKINPVLIACGRNSSVTIAGKTWISDSSMQNFTVSSQGIAASTLALSENSSYFDLYRTARIFTVPANYTINVVAGSYFLRLHFSPFTFLNFSANESSFEVTSNNVKLVSRFSPSGELNRRNSYLQNEGKSSNVTYLVKEYVLTVESSELSVAFVPASGSFVFVNAIEVISVMTDLFNQSATEVASGTTKNSLSELNGFNLETMYRLNVGGPEITPSQDADLMRDWKTDSDYMFLANAASPVFNSSNISYSNPNNSFIAPLLVYESARTMSNNEVALKRFNMSWKFLVDTDFDYLIRLHFCEFNYNMSRQRIFRIYINNRTASNNFDVIARAGGDNKAYHEDYLDSLSSQTNTIWVQLGPETAAGALVTDAILNGLEIFKLSRNGNLARPIEKSGATAGDSENKSSKSKILWAATGSGIAAITILSAFSSMFFCVYYRRKADPVKDPSPNWRPLVHYNPISSIMDVKQPRTLANPNGSNSLSRLGKRFSILEIRTATQNFDESLVIGVGGFGKVYKGKIDSGAPVAIKRANSHSEQGLNEFETEIDMLSKLRHRHLVAIIGFCDEHDEMILVYEYMANGTLRNHLFGGDLPALSWKQRIDICIGAARGLHYLHTGLERSIIHRDVKTTNILLDENFEAKVADFGLSKTGPSLEHTHVSTAVKGSFGYLDPEYYRRQQLTEKSDVYSFGVVLFEVVCARPVINPTLPKEQINLAEWAIHCQRQGLLEQIVDPRLKGKFRPESLKKYAEIAEKCLADEGKKRPTMGEVLCSLENVLLLERLAEVDVDPTIPAEAHGKVDEAENED, encoded by the coding sequence ATGAGATCTCTGGGCCTTGTTTCAGTTGCCATTTTCTCCTTCATCCTGATCACTTCTGGAGAAGCCAAAATCAACCCTGTTCTGATAGCCTGTGGCCGGAATTCGAGCGTCACCATCGCTGGGAAAACATGGATTTCGGACTCGTCGATGCAGAATTTTACAGTAAGCTCCCAAGGTATTGCCGCTTCGACGCTTGCTCTTAGCGAgaattcaagttattttgatcTGTACAGGACTGCTAGGATTTTCACTGTTCCTGCAAATTACACCATTAATGTTGTCGCTGGAAGTTATTTCCTTAGACTTCATTTTTCCCCCTTCACATTTCTGAACTTCAGTGCGAACGAGTCGTCTTTTGAAGTTACGTCAAACAATGTCAAGTTGGTTTCTAGATTTAGTCCTTCTGGGGAACTCAACAGAAGGAATTCATACTTGCAGAATGAGGGTAAGAGTTCAAACGTCACTTATTTGGTTAAGGAGTACGTTTTGACTGTGGAATCTTCCGAACTCTCTGTGGCTTTCGTTCCTGCAAGTGGGTCTTTTGTATTTGTAAATGCAATCGAGGTCATTTCAGTCATGACCGACCTCTTTAACCAGTCTGCTACTGAAGTAGCCAGTGGAACCACAAAGAACAGTTTATCGGAATTGAATGGTTTCAATCTAGAAACCATGTATAGGTTGAACGTGGGAGGGCCTGAGATTACACCATCACAAGACGCTGATCTTATGAGAGATTGGAAAACAGATTCAGACTACATGTTTTTGGCCAATGCTGCCTCTCCGGTGTTCAACTCTTCAAATATTAGCTACTCGAATCCAAATAATTCATTCATAGCACCATTACTGGTCTATGAATCAGCAAGAACAATGTCCAACAATGAAGTTGCACTGAAGAGGTTCAACATGTCATGGAAATTCCTGGTGGACACAGACTTTGATTACTTGATCAGATTGCACTTCTGTGAATTTAACTACAATATGTCACGGCAGAGGATCTTCagaatatatataaacaacagAACTGCCTCTAACAATTTTGATGTGATTGCTCGAGCTGGCGGAGATAACAAGGCTTACCATGAAGACTATCTTGATTCATTGTCATCACAGACAAACACGATTTGGGTCCAGCTTGGTCCTGAAACAGCAGCTGGGGCTTTGGTTACTGATGCAATTCTTAATGGCCTTGAAATCTTCAAGTTAAGCCGAAATGGGAATCTGGCAAGGCCAATTGAGAAGAGTGGTGCAACTGCTGGAGACTCGGAAAACAAGAGTTCAAAAAGCAAAATACTCTGGGCAGCCACTGGATCAGGAATTGCAGCCATCACCATTTTATCAGCATTCTCTTCAATGTTTTTCTGTGTCTATTACCGAAGAAAAGCAGACCCAGTCAAGGACCCATCTCCTAATTGGCGGCCTCTTGTTCATTATAATCCTATTAGTAGCATTATGGATGTGAAACAACCAAGGACTCTAGCAAATCCAAATGGATCGAATAGCTTATCAAGGCTGGGGAAGAGGTTCTCAATCTTGGAGATCAGAACAGCAACTCAGAATTTTGATGAGTCACTTGTGATTGGAGTTGGTGGTTTCGGCAAGGTTTATAAGGGAAAGATCGATAGTGGAGCTCCTGTTGCTATAAAGAGAGCTAATTCACACTCTGAACAGGGCCTGAATGAGTTCGAAACAGAGATTGATATGTTATCCAAGCTCAGGCATAGGCACCTTGTTGCAATAATTGGATTTTGTGACGAACATGATGAGATGATTTTGGTTTATGAATACATGGCAAATGGAACTCTGAGAAATCATTTATTTGGAGGTGACCTTCCTGCATTATCATGGAAACAAAGAATTGATATTTGTATAGGAGCTGCTCGTGGACTTCATTACCTTCATACTGGTTTAGAGAGGAGTATAATTCATAGGGATGTTAAGACAACGAATATACTCCTGGATGAGAACTTTGAAGCAAAGGTTGCAGATTTTGGGCTTTCAAAAACAGGACCTTCGTTGGAGCATACACATGTTAGCACAGCTGTTAAAGGTAGTTTTGGTTATCTTGATCCTGAGTATTATCGGCGGCAACAGTTGACTGAGAAATCAGATGTGTATTCATTTGGTGTTGTACTATTTGAGGTTGTTTGTGCAAGGCCAGTTATAAATCCAACTTTGCCAAAAGAACAGATCAATCTTGCTGAATGGGCAATCCATTGCCAGCGGCAAGGGCTTCTCGAACAGATTGTTGACCCTCGGTTAAAAGGGAAGTTCAGGCCAGAATCCTTAAagaagtatgctgaaattgctGAGAAATGCCTAGCTGATGAAGGGAAGAAGAGGCCCACAATGGGTGAGGTTTTATGCAGTTTGGAGAACGTTTTGCTACTGGAGCGATTGGCTGAAGTGGATGTGGACCCAACAATCCCTGCTGAAGCTCACGGCAAGGTAGATGAAGCAGAAAATGAAGACTAG